Sequence from the Mycobacteriales bacterium genome:
CCGGCTGCACGCGCAGAAGGCGCTGCTCACCTGGCTGCTGGAGCGGTCATGAGCACCAAGACCGCCGCGTCGGTGCTGACCAAGGCGGCCCGGCACGCCCGCATCGTCGACGTCGTGGCGCGCCAGCCGGTGCGCTCGCAGTCCGAGCTGATCCGGCTGCTCGCCGAGGACGGCGTCACCGTGACGCAGGCGACGCTCTCCCGCGACCTGGAGGAGCTCGGCGCGGTGAAGCTGCGCGGGCCGGACGGTGGCGCGTCGGCCTACGTCGTACCCGAGGACGGCGTACCCGTCCCGATCAGGGCGCTGACCGGCCCGGCCCCCGCGCTGCTGGCCCGCCGTCTCGCCGAACTGTTGGTGGCCGTCGACTCCAGCGGCAACCTCGCCGTCATGCGTACGCCGCCCGGCGCCGCGCATTTCCTCGCCTCGGCGCTGGACCGCGCCGGACTGCCCGACGTCGTGGGCACGGTGGCCGGCGACGACACGGTCCTCGTCATCGCCCGCGAGCGGCTCGGCGGGGCCGGCCTCGCGGACCTGCTACGCCGGTTGTCTCAGGGAACAGAAACCACGAAGGAGCACACGTGAGTACCAGTAAGCGGGTCGTCCTCGCCTACTCAGGCGGTCTGGACACGTCGGTCGCGATCGGCTGGATCACCGCGGAGACCGGCGCCGAGGTCATCGCCGTGGCCGGTGACGTCGGCCAGGGCGGGGAGGAGCTCGACGCGATCCGCGACCGCGCCCTCAAGTGCGGGGCGGTGGAGGCGGTCGTCGCCGACATGCGCGACGAGTACGCCGACGAATACTGCCTGCCCGCGCTCAAGGCCAACGCGCTCTACATGGACCGCTACCCGCTGCTGTCCGCGCTGTCCCGCCCGGTGATCGTCAAGCACATGGTGGTGGCTGCCCGCCGTTACGGCGCTGATGCGATCGCCCACGGCTGCACCGGAAAGGGCAACGACCAGGTGCGGTTCGAGGTCGGCATCGGCGCGTTGGCGCCGGATCTCGACGTGCTCGCGCCGGTGCGCGACTCCGGCATGACCCGCGACAAGGCGATCGCGTTCGCCGAGGAGAAGGGGCTGCCGGTCGACGTCACCAAGAAGTCGCCGTACTCCATCGACCAGAACGTGTGGGGGCGGGCGGTGGAGACCGGCTTCCTCGAAGACATCTGGAACGCGCCGACCGAGGACGTCTACTCCTACACCGCCGACCCGTCGGTGCCCCGCGCCGCGGACGAGGTGGTCATCACCTTCGAGCAGGGTCGGCCGGTGGCCATCGACGGTCACCCGGTCACGATGCTGCAGGCCATCGAGGAGCTCAACCGCCGCGCCGGTGCCCAGGGGATCGGGCGGATCGACATGGTCGAGGACCGGTTGGTCGGCATCAAGAGCCGGGAGATCTACGAGTGCCCCGGCGCCGTCGCGCTGATCACCGCGCACCAGGAACTCGAGAACGTCACCGTCGAACGCGACCTGGCCCGCTTCAAGCGCACGGTCGACCAGCGCTGGGCCGAGCTGGTCTACGACGGGCTGTGGTTCTCCCCGCTCAAGCGGGCCCTGGACGCCGTCATCGACTCGGCCAACGAGCAGGTGCACGGCGACGTGCGGCTGACGCTGCACGGCGGCCGGGCGGTCGTCACCGGCCGGCGCAGCGAGCGGTCGCTGTACGACTACAGCCTCGCGACCTACGACTCCGGCGACACCTTCGACCAGCGGCTGGCCAAGGGCTTCGTCGAACTGTGGGGACTGCCGAGCAAGATCGCCGCGCAGCGCGAGCAGCGCCTCTCCGCCCCGGGCGGAGGCGACGTGGGAGGTCCGGCGGGTGGCTGACACCCCAACCGGCGCGGCGAGTCGCTCGTCCACCGGGTCGGCCCGGCTGTGGGGCGGTCGCTTCACCGGCGGCCCGGCGGACGCGCTGGCCCGGTTGTCGCTGTCGGTGCAGTTCGACTGGCGGCTCGCGCCCTACGACCTGGCCTCCTCCCGGGCGCACGCGCGGGTGCTGCACGGTGCCGGACTGCTCGACGACGACGAGCTCGCCCGCATGCTGGGCGCGCTCGACGACCTCGACGAGGCGGTCCGTACCAATGACTTCCGTCCGACCGTCGAGGACGAGGACGTACACACCGCGCTGGAACGCGGACTGCTCGAGCGCCTCGGCGCCCTCGGCGGAAAGCTCCGCGCGGGCCGCAGCCGCAACGACCAGGTGGCGACCGACCTCCGGCTCTACCTCCGCGACGCCGCCCGCCAGGTCGCCGCGCAGGTCGCCGAGCTCGAGACCGCGCTGGTGGCCAAGGCCGAGCAGCATCGGACGGCGCCGGCGCCCGGCATGACGCACCTGCAGCACGCCCAGCCGGTGCTCTTCGCCCACCACCTGCTCGCGCACGTGCATGCGCTGGCCCGTGACGTCGACCGGCTGCTCGACTGGGATCGGCGGGCCGCGGTGTCGCCGTTGGGCGCGGGCGCGCTCGCCGGCTCGTCGCTGCCGCTGGATCCGGCCGCGACCGCCGCCGAGCTCGGCTTCGCGGCACCGGCCGGCAACTCGATCGACGCGGTGTCCGACCGGGACTTCGCCGCGGAGTTCCTCTTCGTCGGCGCGCTGCTCGGCGTACACCTGTCCCGCATCGGCGAGGAGATCTGCCTCTGGGCGAGTCGCGAGTTCCGGTGGATCGCGCTCGACGACGCCTACGCGACCGGCTCGTCGATCATGCCGCAGAAGAAGAACCCCGACATCGGGGAGCTGGCCCGCGGAAAGTCGGGCCGGCTCATCGGCAACCTGACCGGGTTGCTGGCGACGCTGAAGGGCCTTCCGCTCGCGTACGACCGTGATCTGCAGGAGGACAAGGAGCCGGTCTTCGACACCGTCGAACAGCTCCTGCTCGTCCTGCCCGCCCTCGCCGGTCTCGTCTCGACGATGACGGTCGACGTGGATCGGCTCGCCGCGTCCGCGCCGGAGGGGCATGCCCTCGCCACCGACGTCGCCGAGTGGCTGGTCCGGCAGCGGGTGTCGTTCCGCGACGCCCACGAGATCGCCGGCGCACTGGTGCGCTGGTGCGACGAGCACGGGTGCGAGCTGTGGGAGGTCGGCGACGAGCAGCTCGCCGAGGTCGATTCGCGGCTCACCCCGGAGGTGCGGTCTGTCCTGACGGTGACCGGCGCCCTGCAGGCCCGGTCGGCGGTCGGCGGTACGGCGCCCGACCGGGTCGCCGAGCAACTGGCGGAGCTGGCGGACGTCGCCCACGGGCATGCCGCGTGGGCGCGGGGTGACCAGACCTGAGGAGGGTCGGCAGGCGGTTGCTCGCCCGACCGGTGCTCGGGGTCGCCCGTGACCTGCTGGGTGCGGTGGTCACCGCACGATCGTCCGGCGGCACCGTGGCGGTCCGGCTCACCGAGGTCGAGGCATACGCCGGTCTGCGTGACCCGGCGTCGCACGCCTTCCGCGGTCCGACGACTCGTACGGCGGTGATGTTCGGCCCGCCGGGCTACCTCTACGTCTACTTCACCTACGGCATGCACTGGTGCGCCAACATCGTCTGCGACGTCGACGGGACGGCGGCCGCGGTGTTGCTGCGCGCCGGTGAAGTCGTCTCCGGACGCGACCTGGCCCGCAGCCGCAGGCCGGCGGCCCGGGTCGACCGCGACCTGGCCCGTGGCCCGGCCCGGCTCGCCGGCGTGCTGGGGCTCACCGGTGCCGACTCCGGCGCGGATCTGTGCTCCGCCGGCGGTGCGATCCGGGTACATCGTCCGGACTCCGTGGGGGAGCGCGCCGTGCGCACCGGACCGCGGGTCGGGATCCGCGCCGCCGCCGACTGGCCGTGGCGCTTCTGGCTGCCGGCCGAGCCGACGGTCACGGCGTACCGTCCGGCGGCCCGCCCGCGGTCACGCGGCAGCGAGCCGGCTGGTGTGATGGAGCAGACCGTCCGTCGCCCGGCAGTCGGCGGTGCAGCGATGAAGGAGGATGTGTGAGCGACCCGAGCGCCCTGCCCAGCCATCTGGAGGAGGCGCACCGTCGGCTCGCCGCCGGAGCCGCGCAGATCCTGCCGGAGGGCGGGCTGGCCGAAAAGCTTGCCGCAGCCGACCGCGCGGGCCGACCGCTGCGGGTCAAGCACGGGATCGACCCGTCCGGCACCGAGCTGACGATCGGGCACGCGGTGGTGCTGCGCAAGCTGCGCCAGTTCCAGGACCTCGGGCACCTCGTCGTCCTGGTCGTCGGCGACTTCACCGGGATGGTCGGTGACCCGAGCGGGCAGTCGATCACCCGCAGGCAGCTCACCGCCGCGCAGACCGAGGCCAACT
This genomic interval carries:
- a CDS encoding argininosuccinate synthase, whose product is MSTSKRVVLAYSGGLDTSVAIGWITAETGAEVIAVAGDVGQGGEELDAIRDRALKCGAVEAVVADMRDEYADEYCLPALKANALYMDRYPLLSALSRPVIVKHMVVAARRYGADAIAHGCTGKGNDQVRFEVGIGALAPDLDVLAPVRDSGMTRDKAIAFAEEKGLPVDVTKKSPYSIDQNVWGRAVETGFLEDIWNAPTEDVYSYTADPSVPRAADEVVITFEQGRPVAIDGHPVTMLQAIEELNRRAGAQGIGRIDMVEDRLVGIKSREIYECPGAVALITAHQELENVTVERDLARFKRTVDQRWAELVYDGLWFSPLKRALDAVIDSANEQVHGDVRLTLHGGRAVVTGRRSERSLYDYSLATYDSGDTFDQRLAKGFVELWGLPSKIAAQREQRLSAPGGGDVGGPAGG
- a CDS encoding DNA-3-methyladenine glycosylase; translated protein: MLARPVLGVARDLLGAVVTARSSGGTVAVRLTEVEAYAGLRDPASHAFRGPTTRTAVMFGPPGYLYVYFTYGMHWCANIVCDVDGTAAAVLLRAGEVVSGRDLARSRRPAARVDRDLARGPARLAGVLGLTGADSGADLCSAGGAIRVHRPDSVGERAVRTGPRVGIRAAADWPWRFWLPAEPTVTAYRPAARPRSRGSEPAGVMEQTVRRPAVGGAAMKEDV
- a CDS encoding arginine repressor translates to MSTKTAASVLTKAARHARIVDVVARQPVRSQSELIRLLAEDGVTVTQATLSRDLEELGAVKLRGPDGGASAYVVPEDGVPVPIRALTGPAPALLARRLAELLVAVDSSGNLAVMRTPPGAAHFLASALDRAGLPDVVGTVAGDDTVLVIARERLGGAGLADLLRRLSQGTETTKEHT
- the argH gene encoding argininosuccinate lyase, whose amino-acid sequence is MADTPTGAASRSSTGSARLWGGRFTGGPADALARLSLSVQFDWRLAPYDLASSRAHARVLHGAGLLDDDELARMLGALDDLDEAVRTNDFRPTVEDEDVHTALERGLLERLGALGGKLRAGRSRNDQVATDLRLYLRDAARQVAAQVAELETALVAKAEQHRTAPAPGMTHLQHAQPVLFAHHLLAHVHALARDVDRLLDWDRRAAVSPLGAGALAGSSLPLDPAATAAELGFAAPAGNSIDAVSDRDFAAEFLFVGALLGVHLSRIGEEICLWASREFRWIALDDAYATGSSIMPQKKNPDIGELARGKSGRLIGNLTGLLATLKGLPLAYDRDLQEDKEPVFDTVEQLLLVLPALAGLVSTMTVDVDRLAASAPEGHALATDVAEWLVRQRVSFRDAHEIAGALVRWCDEHGCELWEVGDEQLAEVDSRLTPEVRSVLTVTGALQARSAVGGTAPDRVAEQLAELADVAHGHAAWARGDQT